One window from the genome of Diceros bicornis minor isolate mBicDic1 chromosome 1, mDicBic1.mat.cur, whole genome shotgun sequence encodes:
- the TIFAB gene encoding TRAF-interacting protein with FHA domain-containing protein B — MDKPLTVLRVSLYHPTQGPAVFANIPLQLQHDISPLLVGRGQDAHLRLQLPSLSRRHLSLEPYREKGSSLLVFCLKALSRRGCVWVNGLTLRFLEQVPLGAVNRVSFSGIQMVVHVEGGMSLEAFVCCFHLSPLPLIYRPQAEETDEWESIPQEQPPPGSGQQAPGHLGFLHDPSQTRDSPPQPSPGGGTEIQLQREPPDGMLC; from the coding sequence ATGGACAAGCCCCTCACGGTCCTGCGGGTGAGCCTGTACCACCCCACGCAGGGCCCCGCTGTCTTTGCCAACATCCCACTGCAGCTGCAGCACGACATAAGCCCGCTGCTGGTGGGGCGAGGCCAGGATGCCCACCTCCGGCTGCAGCTCCCCAGCCTCTCTCGCCGACACCTGTCCCTGGAGCCCTACCGGGAGAAGGGCAGCTCTCTGCTGGTCTTCTGCCTCAAGGCCCTGAGCCGCAGGGGCTGCGTGTGGGTCAACGGGCTGACGCTGAGGTTCCTGGAGCAGGTCCCCCTGGGTGCCGTCAACAGGGTCTCCTTCTCCGGCATCCAGATGGTGGTCCACGTAGAGGGAGGCATGTCCCTGGAGGCCTTTGTCTGCTGCTTCCATCTCAGCCCCTTGCCCCTGATTTACAGGCCCCAAGCCGAGGAGACGGATGAATGGGAGAGCATCCCCCAGGAGCAGCCTCCCCCAGGTTCAGGACAGCAAGCTCCAGGTCACCTGGGGTTTCTCCATGACCCTTCTCAGACTCGGGACAGCCCTCCCCAGCCAAGCCCTGGAGGAGGAACAGAAATACagctccagagggagccaccagacGGCATGCTCTGCTAG